One window of Pseudomonas sp. FP198 genomic DNA carries:
- a CDS encoding sensor domain-containing diguanylate cyclase, giving the protein MSESIDLNEFHWLLAIVQSIDVGVVVLDREYRVQVWNTFMENRSGVQPKDAQNSNFFSLFPEIDRPWFSRKVESVATLGTPAFTVWEQRPYLMRFKSYQPITGQEEFMYQNTTLLPLRSPDNRINHICLVIYDVTDVATNRHQIQAANAQLQLLSSTDRLTGLYNRGHWEASLKAAYARHQRYGNALSLVMLDIDHFKRVNDTYGHQAGDKVIEQVARLLHEHVRESDVAGRYGGEEFGVVLSDTDSAGGQIFAERLRKAVEESLVQYNGQDISFTVSLGVADLSQPANDHAELIARADQALYTSKKTGRNRVTVHGH; this is encoded by the coding sequence ATGAGCGAATCTATCGATCTGAACGAATTCCACTGGTTGCTGGCCATCGTTCAGAGCATCGACGTCGGCGTGGTGGTACTTGACCGCGAGTACCGCGTACAGGTCTGGAACACCTTCATGGAGAACCGCTCCGGCGTGCAGCCCAAGGACGCCCAGAACAGCAACTTCTTCAGCCTGTTTCCCGAAATCGATCGCCCCTGGTTCAGCCGCAAGGTCGAGAGCGTCGCGACCCTCGGCACGCCGGCATTCACGGTCTGGGAGCAGCGCCCGTACCTGATGCGGTTCAAGAGCTACCAGCCGATCACCGGCCAGGAAGAGTTCATGTACCAGAACACCACGCTGCTGCCGCTGCGCTCGCCCGACAACCGGATCAACCACATCTGCCTGGTGATCTACGACGTCACTGACGTCGCCACCAACCGCCATCAGATCCAGGCCGCCAACGCACAGTTGCAACTGCTCTCCAGCACCGATCGCCTGACCGGCCTGTACAACCGTGGTCATTGGGAAGCCAGCCTGAAAGCCGCCTACGCCCGCCATCAACGCTACGGCAATGCGCTGAGCCTGGTGATGCTCGACATCGACCACTTCAAGCGGGTCAACGACACCTACGGTCACCAGGCCGGCGACAAAGTCATTGAGCAAGTTGCCCGACTGTTGCACGAGCATGTGCGCGAATCCGACGTCGCCGGGCGTTACGGTGGCGAAGAGTTCGGCGTGGTGCTTTCAGACACCGATTCAGCCGGCGGGCAGATTTTTGCCGAGCGCCTGCGCAAGGCAGTTGAAGAGTCGCTGGTGCAGTACAACGGCCAGGACATAAGTTTTACCGTCAGCCTGGGCGTGGCCGACCTGAGCCAGCCCGCCAACGACCACGCCGAACTGATCGCCAGGGCCGACCAGGCGTTGTATACGTCGAAAAAGACCGGACGCAATCGCGTGACGGTTCACGGCCACTGA
- the uxuA gene encoding mannonate dehydratase: protein MEQTWRWFGPKDPISLADVRQTGATGIVTALHEIPNGQVWPVDAIAARKALIEAAGLTWSVVESIPVHEDIKRGCGRRDEYIANYQQSVRNLASCGIDIVCYNFMPVLDWTRTDLTYELADGGWALRFDQTAFAAFDLFILQRPGAQDEYSAEDIQQARAYFGQLSPAGREALVDTLIAGLPGAEEHYSLDKFRELLRTYADIDEARLREHLGYFLRAVIPVAEAVGVRMAIHPDDPPRALLGLPRILSTAEDAQWLLDAAPSPANGLTFCTGSYGVREDNDLVAMARHFAPFIYFTHLRSTRREADPRSFHEAHHLAGDVDMVGVISALVAEERRREREGGPRLPLRPDHGHQLLDDQHRKSNPGYSLIGRLKGLAEIRGVELAVRRQLDQTAD, encoded by the coding sequence ATGGAACAGACATGGCGTTGGTTTGGCCCCAAAGATCCGATTTCCCTGGCAGACGTTCGCCAGACCGGTGCGACCGGCATCGTCACCGCGTTGCACGAGATTCCCAATGGCCAGGTCTGGCCGGTGGACGCGATTGCGGCGCGCAAGGCGCTGATCGAAGCGGCTGGCTTGACCTGGTCCGTGGTGGAAAGCATTCCGGTGCACGAGGACATCAAGCGCGGTTGCGGACGTCGTGACGAGTACATCGCCAACTACCAGCAAAGCGTGCGTAACCTGGCGAGCTGCGGCATCGATATCGTCTGCTACAACTTCATGCCGGTGCTGGACTGGACCCGCACCGACCTGACGTATGAACTGGCGGATGGCGGTTGGGCCTTGCGCTTCGACCAGACTGCGTTCGCCGCCTTCGACCTGTTCATCCTCCAGCGTCCGGGAGCGCAGGACGAGTACAGCGCCGAGGATATCCAGCAGGCCAGGGCCTATTTCGGACAACTGTCGCCCGCCGGGCGCGAAGCCTTGGTCGATACCCTGATCGCCGGATTGCCCGGCGCGGAAGAACACTACAGCCTGGACAAATTTCGCGAGTTGCTGCGTACCTACGCCGACATCGACGAGGCCAGGTTGCGTGAGCACCTGGGGTATTTTCTGCGCGCGGTGATCCCGGTTGCGGAGGCGGTGGGCGTGCGCATGGCGATCCACCCGGACGACCCGCCCCGGGCATTGCTCGGGCTGCCGCGCATCCTTTCTACCGCCGAAGACGCCCAATGGCTGCTGGACGCCGCGCCAAGCCCGGCCAATGGCCTGACATTCTGTACCGGCTCCTATGGCGTGCGCGAGGACAACGACCTGGTGGCGATGGCCAGGCACTTTGCGCCGTTCATCTACTTCACTCACCTGCGTTCGACCCGTCGGGAAGCCGATCCACGCAGCTTTCATGAAGCTCATCACCTGGCTGGGGACGTCGATATGGTCGGGGTCATCAGTGCCCTGGTGGCCGAAGAGCGCCGGCGCGAGCGCGAAGGCGGCCCGCGCTTGCCGCTGCGTCCAGACCATGGGCATCAGTTGCTCGACGACCAGCATCGCAAGAGCAATCCCGGCTACTCCCTGATCGGCCGCCTCAAGGGCCTGGCGGAAATCCGCGGCGTGGAACTGGCCGTGCGCCGACAACTGGACCAAACAGCAGACTAA
- a CDS encoding helix-turn-helix transcriptional regulator, with protein MSHRNRPQPPRKTESIRRIEVGPWAIELLPGCAYAARYIASQSAIGFAFDSQRGLHAIGSDRVQPFNALPNGLAFVPAQCDVYSQSPHGGEYLRLIRTDGCVLEGDHPFNNRIDPRAIALAQRMRRALLHGSIDDDWEALALALAECAAAENSKSARPQGSLTDSRMRLLDEFIDAGLDQPLAVPAMAQLLGLSEGYFMRAFKAATGKSPHAYLIDRRLAKARALIRDSSATLSAIALACGFNSQAHMTMTFKQRLGVSPAQLRQMTKCI; from the coding sequence ATGAGCCATCGCAACCGCCCACAGCCGCCGCGCAAGACTGAATCGATCCGTCGCATCGAGGTAGGGCCGTGGGCGATCGAATTGCTCCCCGGCTGCGCCTATGCAGCGCGCTATATCGCGAGCCAGTCGGCGATCGGTTTTGCGTTCGACAGCCAGCGCGGCTTGCATGCGATCGGCAGCGACCGGGTGCAGCCCTTCAATGCGCTGCCCAACGGGCTGGCGTTCGTCCCGGCCCAGTGCGACGTGTATTCACAGTCACCTCATGGCGGCGAATACCTGCGCCTGATACGCACCGATGGTTGCGTGCTTGAGGGCGATCACCCCTTCAACAATCGCATCGACCCTCGAGCCATTGCGCTCGCGCAACGCATGCGCCGCGCGCTCCTGCACGGTTCGATCGACGACGATTGGGAGGCTTTGGCCCTGGCACTGGCCGAATGCGCGGCAGCGGAAAACTCCAAGTCGGCAAGGCCCCAGGGTTCCCTCACCGACAGCCGGATGCGCTTGCTGGATGAATTCATCGATGCAGGCCTCGATCAGCCATTGGCCGTACCGGCGATGGCGCAGCTGCTAGGGCTGTCCGAGGGCTATTTCATGCGTGCGTTCAAGGCCGCGACAGGCAAGAGCCCCCATGCATACCTCATCGACCGGCGCCTCGCCAAGGCCCGCGCGCTGATACGCGATTCATCGGCCACGCTGTCGGCAATCGCCCTCGCCTGCGGTTTCAATTCACAAGCGCACATGACGATGACGTTCAAGCAGCGCCTTGGGGTGAGTCCGGCGCAATTGCGTCAAATGACGAAGTGCATTTGA
- a CDS encoding FadR/GntR family transcriptional regulator, which yields MVSPINAAERKPYQKIADQLRNYIAEGEFKTGARLPPERDLTQLLGVSRPSLREALIALEIDGDIEIKMGSGVYVRARSADAKKPSMTLGESPSELMQARALIEGESVVLACLHGKKSDYRYLQECIDAMRASIASGLPPLEDDRRFHQRLAKMSGNSALVRIITALFDERHNPISAHLSKHAENTLTWEAAVVEHEAILHAVSTKDVLGAQTSMRQHLSRSENRWLKALEPEAPAD from the coding sequence ATGGTCTCACCGATCAACGCCGCCGAACGCAAGCCGTACCAGAAAATCGCTGATCAACTGCGCAACTACATTGCCGAGGGGGAGTTCAAGACGGGCGCAAGACTTCCCCCCGAGCGCGATTTGACCCAGCTTCTCGGGGTTTCCCGCCCGTCCCTTCGCGAGGCGCTGATCGCTCTCGAAATCGACGGCGACATCGAGATCAAGATGGGCTCCGGCGTGTACGTACGGGCCAGGTCCGCGGATGCAAAAAAACCGAGCATGACCTTGGGCGAGAGTCCCTCGGAACTCATGCAGGCTCGCGCCTTGATCGAGGGCGAGTCGGTGGTCCTGGCGTGTCTGCATGGCAAGAAAAGTGACTACCGCTACCTGCAGGAATGCATCGATGCGATGCGCGCGAGCATCGCCAGTGGTCTGCCGCCGTTGGAGGATGACCGCAGGTTTCATCAGCGCCTGGCAAAAATGAGCGGCAACTCCGCCCTGGTGCGGATCATCACCGCCCTGTTCGATGAACGTCACAATCCGATTTCGGCGCACCTGAGCAAACACGCGGAGAACACACTGACGTGGGAGGCGGCAGTCGTCGAACATGAAGCAATCCTGCACGCCGTGTCCACCAAGGACGTGCTCGGCGCCCAGACCTCAATGCGCCAGCACCTGAGCCGCTCGGAAAACCGCTGGCTGAAGGCCCTCGAACCTGAAGCCCCCGCCGACTAG
- a CDS encoding zinc-binding alcohol dehydrogenase family protein, whose amino-acid sequence MLTVICNEPGSLTAIEREIPARKPREVLIRVKRVGVCGTDLHIFSGNQPFLEYPRVMGHEFSGIVEASDASSDLAVGDVVYVMPYLSCGTCVACRQGKTNCCTRIQVLGVHCDGAFTQYLSVPQEFVHKAVGVSLDQAAMIEFLSIGAHAVRRSNVQTDKHALVVGTGPIGMAAAIFASLRGAKVTVLDTRQDRLAFCKEHLDIHAAVHIGEGDKQALAELTGDDFFDVVFDATGNARAMERGFEFIAHGGTYVMISVVRDSITFSDPEFHKREATLMGSRNATREDFQYVEQCLREGLIPDAALNTHRLLLSDVARSFSTLLDPNQGVVKAIIEC is encoded by the coding sequence ATGCTGACTGTCATCTGTAACGAACCCGGCTCGCTAACCGCCATCGAACGTGAAATACCCGCCAGGAAACCGCGAGAGGTCCTGATTCGAGTCAAGCGTGTCGGCGTCTGCGGCACCGATCTGCATATTTTCAGCGGCAACCAGCCGTTCCTCGAATACCCACGCGTCATGGGTCATGAGTTCTCCGGAATCGTCGAAGCCAGCGACGCCTCCAGCGACCTGGCTGTCGGTGATGTTGTCTACGTGATGCCCTATCTTTCCTGCGGCACTTGCGTTGCCTGCCGTCAAGGCAAGACCAACTGCTGCACCCGCATCCAGGTCCTGGGCGTCCATTGCGACGGCGCCTTCACTCAATACCTGAGCGTCCCCCAGGAGTTCGTGCACAAGGCCGTGGGGGTTTCCCTGGACCAGGCGGCGATGATCGAATTTCTCTCCATCGGAGCCCACGCCGTACGTCGCTCGAACGTCCAGACAGACAAACACGCCCTGGTGGTCGGCACCGGCCCGATCGGCATGGCGGCGGCGATCTTCGCGAGCCTGCGGGGGGCGAAAGTCACCGTACTGGATACCCGCCAGGATCGCCTGGCGTTCTGCAAGGAACATCTGGATATCCACGCGGCCGTGCACATCGGCGAAGGCGACAAGCAGGCCTTGGCCGAACTGACCGGGGACGATTTTTTCGACGTGGTATTCGATGCCACCGGCAATGCCCGGGCGATGGAGCGTGGATTCGAATTCATCGCCCACGGTGGCACCTACGTGATGATCTCGGTGGTACGGGACTCGATCACTTTCTCCGATCCTGAATTCCACAAGCGTGAAGCCACGCTGATGGGCAGCCGCAACGCCACCCGGGAAGATTTCCAGTACGTCGAGCAATGTTTGCGCGAGGGCTTGATTCCCGATGCAGCCCTGAACACCCATCGGCTGCTGCTGAGCGACGTGGCCCGCTCCTTCTCCACATTGCTCGACCCCAACCAGGGTGTGGTCAAGGCAATCATCGAGTGCTAG
- a CDS encoding TetR/AcrR family transcriptional regulator, with the protein MNQPSSASPSARGPVDHDIRDQIVAAANEHFSQYGYGKTTVSDLAKAIGFSKAYIYKFFDSKQAIGEAICANCLSKIVAAVEDAIQEEGLSATERFRRLVKTVIATGVDLFFNERKLYDIAAFSASERWPSSQIYNEQIKSFVLQIVREGRELGEFERKTPLDETVEAIHLALRPFVNPLLLQYNLDFVEEAPTLTSNLILRSLMP; encoded by the coding sequence ATGAACCAGCCATCCTCTGCATCACCCAGCGCGCGCGGCCCCGTCGATCACGATATTCGCGATCAGATTGTCGCGGCCGCCAATGAACACTTCAGCCAGTACGGTTATGGCAAGACCACGGTGTCCGACCTGGCCAAGGCCATCGGTTTTTCCAAGGCGTACATCTACAAATTCTTCGATTCCAAGCAGGCGATCGGCGAGGCTATCTGCGCCAATTGCCTGTCGAAAATCGTTGCGGCCGTCGAAGACGCCATCCAGGAAGAAGGGCTGTCGGCGACGGAGCGTTTTCGCCGGCTGGTCAAGACCGTGATCGCGACGGGCGTGGACCTGTTCTTCAATGAGCGCAAGCTCTACGACATCGCCGCGTTCTCGGCCTCGGAGCGCTGGCCCAGTTCACAAATCTACAACGAGCAGATCAAGAGCTTCGTGCTGCAGATCGTCCGGGAAGGTCGTGAGCTCGGCGAGTTTGAGCGCAAGACGCCGCTGGACGAAACCGTCGAAGCCATTCACCTGGCGCTGCGGCCGTTCGTCAATCCGTTGCTGCTGCAGTACAACCTCGATTTTGTCGAGGAAGCGCCCACGCTCACTTCCAACCTGATCCTGCGCAGTCTTATGCCCTGA
- a CDS encoding UxaA family hydrolase — MNPPASTLLVLAAGDDVAVARGDIPEGQSLSADGITLAARQPIPSGHKIALRPVSAGHRVLKYGQTIGQATRDIEPGDHVHVHNLDMSATNAEHSVQNVYVPTLPSAHPATFEGYLRDDGRVGTRNYIGVISSVNCSATVCKHIAKAFSSERLKDFPNVDGVVAITHGSGCGMGAKGEGIDILKRTLRGYADHANFAGVLLIGLGCEVNQLTPLMDELGDRRAALKASLIIQDEGGTREAVQRGIAAIEAMLPIVNQCRRTTVAASHLCVGLQCGGSDGYSGITANPALGAAVDLLVQQGGTAILSETPEIYGAEHLLTARAASADISAKLMERIHWWETYVQHNDGDMNNNPSPGNKAGGITTILEKSLGAVAKAGSTGLMGVYHYAEKIDTRGLVFMDTPGYDPVSATGQVAGGANLICFTTGRGSTYGCKPTPSLKIATNTRLFQHMELDMDFNAGGIVDGGESVAEAGERLFRLMLQTASGSRTRSEENGLGDNEFLPWQIGAVM, encoded by the coding sequence ATGAACCCGCCTGCTTCCACCTTGCTTGTCCTGGCCGCCGGTGACGATGTTGCCGTGGCTCGGGGCGACATTCCCGAAGGTCAAAGCCTCAGCGCCGATGGCATCACGCTGGCCGCCCGACAACCGATACCATCCGGCCACAAGATCGCCCTGCGCCCGGTGTCGGCCGGCCATCGGGTACTCAAATACGGGCAGACTATCGGCCAGGCAACCCGAGACATCGAGCCCGGCGATCACGTCCACGTGCATAACCTGGACATGTCTGCGACCAATGCCGAACACAGCGTGCAGAACGTCTATGTGCCCACATTGCCGAGCGCTCACCCTGCCACGTTCGAAGGTTATCTGCGTGACGATGGACGCGTCGGCACGCGCAACTACATTGGCGTGATTTCCAGCGTCAACTGCTCGGCGACCGTCTGCAAGCACATCGCCAAGGCCTTTTCATCCGAGCGGCTGAAAGACTTCCCCAACGTCGACGGCGTCGTCGCAATCACCCATGGCAGTGGCTGTGGCATGGGGGCCAAGGGTGAAGGTATCGACATCCTCAAGCGCACCTTGCGCGGGTATGCCGATCACGCCAATTTCGCCGGGGTGCTGTTGATCGGCCTCGGTTGCGAGGTCAACCAACTCACCCCGCTCATGGATGAACTGGGCGATCGCCGCGCTGCACTCAAGGCCAGCCTGATCATTCAGGACGAAGGCGGCACCCGCGAAGCCGTGCAACGCGGTATTGCCGCGATTGAAGCGATGTTGCCCATCGTCAACCAATGCCGGCGCACGACGGTAGCCGCCAGTCACCTGTGCGTCGGTCTGCAATGTGGCGGCTCGGATGGCTACTCAGGCATCACGGCCAATCCGGCGCTAGGCGCGGCCGTGGACCTGCTGGTGCAACAGGGCGGCACCGCGATCCTGTCGGAAACCCCGGAGATCTATGGCGCTGAACACCTGCTGACAGCCCGCGCCGCGTCCGCCGACATCTCGGCGAAACTGATGGAGCGCATCCATTGGTGGGAAACCTATGTGCAACACAACGACGGCGACATGAACAACAACCCGTCACCGGGCAACAAGGCCGGAGGCATCACTACCATTCTGGAAAAATCCCTGGGCGCGGTGGCAAAAGCCGGCTCGACCGGGCTGATGGGGGTCTATCACTACGCTGAAAAAATCGATACCCGGGGCCTGGTGTTCATGGACACCCCCGGCTATGACCCGGTGTCCGCGACCGGTCAGGTGGCGGGCGGCGCCAATCTCATCTGCTTCACCACGGGGCGCGGCTCGACCTACGGCTGCAAGCCCACGCCCTCCTTGAAGATCGCCACCAACACCCGCCTGTTCCAGCACATGGAGCTGGACATGGACTTCAACGCCGGTGGCATTGTCGACGGTGGGGAATCGGTGGCCGAGGCCGGTGAACGGTTGTTCAGGTTGATGCTGCAGACCGCTTCCGGAAGCCGCACCCGCAGCGAGGAAAATGGCCTGGGCGATAACGAATTCCTGCCCTGGCAGATTGGTGCGGTGATGTGA
- a CDS encoding threonine dehydratase translates to MYTLTLDEIEQAARQVYQVMPATAQYAWPLLAQRLGCTVWVKHENHTPTGAFKVRGGITFMHWLKREHPQAKGIVTATRGNHGQSLALSASASGLKALIVVPEGNSIEKNNAMRGFGGEVIEYGRDFDEAREEAARLAQAHGLFLVPPFHTELVKGVATYALELFTAVPDLDTVYVPIGCGSGICAVIAARDALGLQTRIVGVVSTEATAAKMSFETGEICETASAHTFADGLAVRRPIPEALAIYGAAAARIVAVSDQEIAEAMRVYYTDTHNLAEGAGAAALAGLIQECGLMEGKKVGVVLSGGNVDRAVYADVIG, encoded by the coding sequence ATGTACACACTGACGCTCGACGAGATTGAACAAGCGGCTCGGCAGGTCTACCAAGTCATGCCCGCCACCGCCCAGTACGCCTGGCCCTTGTTGGCGCAGCGGCTGGGATGCACGGTGTGGGTCAAGCACGAAAACCACACCCCCACCGGGGCTTTCAAAGTGCGTGGCGGCATCACCTTCATGCATTGGCTCAAGCGTGAGCACCCGCAAGCAAAGGGGATCGTCACCGCCACCCGTGGCAACCACGGCCAGAGCCTGGCGTTGTCGGCCAGCGCCTCGGGGCTGAAGGCGTTGATTGTGGTGCCGGAGGGGAACTCGATCGAAAAGAACAATGCCATGCGCGGCTTCGGCGGCGAAGTGATCGAATACGGCCGCGATTTCGATGAGGCCCGGGAGGAGGCGGCACGCCTGGCGCAAGCGCACGGGCTGTTTCTCGTGCCGCCGTTTCATACCGAGCTGGTCAAGGGCGTCGCCACTTATGCCCTGGAGCTGTTCACCGCCGTGCCCGACCTGGACACCGTCTACGTACCCATCGGCTGTGGCTCGGGGATCTGCGCAGTGATTGCCGCGCGCGATGCCCTGGGTTTGCAGACCCGGATCGTGGGGGTGGTCTCCACCGAGGCAACGGCTGCAAAAATGTCATTTGAAACCGGAGAAATCTGCGAAACCGCTTCGGCCCATACCTTCGCCGACGGCCTTGCCGTGCGCAGGCCGATTCCCGAAGCCTTGGCCATCTACGGCGCCGCGGCGGCGCGGATCGTGGCGGTCAGTGACCAGGAGATTGCCGAGGCCATGCGCGTCTATTACACCGACACTCACAACCTCGCCGAAGGTGCCGGCGCCGCGGCTCTGGCGGGGCTGATCCAGGAGTGTGGGTTGATGGAGGGAAAAAAGGTCGGGGTGGTGCTGTCCGGGGGTAATGTCGACAGGGCAGTGTATGCCGATGTGATTGGCTGA
- a CDS encoding efflux RND transporter periplasmic adaptor subunit translates to MLRRRPVTIAACLLPLVLTACSESSTPKDPRTLAPLVRVSEVSAASDTSRAFTGVVTARVQSDLGFRVSGKVLERLVDTGQTVKRGQPLMRLDPIDLGLQARAQQEAVAAARARARQTADDEARYRDLVAAGAVSASGYDQIKAAADTAKAQLSAAQAQADVARNASGYAVLLADADGVVMETLAEPGQVVTPGQIVVRLARAGQREAAVQLPETLRPAPGATAQATLYGNAATTVNAKLRWLSDSADRVTRTFEARYVLEGALANAPLGSTVTLRISPGTRLGQALQVPIAALHDSGKGAGVWVIAGEPAKVSWRPVQLLGLSDDTAQVSGELNVGERIVALGAHLLRDGEEVRLAQPGDVQVAENRP, encoded by the coding sequence ATGCTCCGGCGCCGACCTGTCACCATTGCCGCTTGCTTGTTGCCGCTCGTTCTGACGGCGTGCAGTGAGTCCTCCACCCCCAAGGATCCGCGCACGCTGGCGCCGTTGGTGCGGGTGTCCGAGGTATCGGCGGCGTCCGATACCTCGCGCGCCTTCACCGGCGTGGTGACCGCCCGCGTCCAGAGCGATCTGGGTTTCCGGGTCTCGGGCAAGGTGCTCGAACGTCTGGTGGACACTGGCCAGACCGTCAAGCGGGGCCAGCCACTCATGCGCCTCGATCCCATCGACCTCGGCTTGCAGGCACGCGCGCAGCAGGAGGCCGTCGCCGCGGCCCGGGCCCGGGCCAGGCAGACCGCGGATGACGAGGCGCGGTATCGCGACCTGGTGGCCGCGGGCGCTGTTTCCGCCTCGGGCTACGATCAGATCAAGGCCGCCGCCGACACCGCGAAAGCGCAACTTAGCGCCGCCCAGGCGCAGGCTGACGTAGCGCGCAATGCCTCCGGTTATGCCGTGCTGCTGGCCGACGCCGATGGCGTGGTGATGGAGACCCTGGCCGAGCCCGGGCAAGTCGTCACCCCTGGCCAAATCGTCGTGCGACTGGCGCGTGCAGGCCAGCGCGAAGCCGCTGTGCAGTTGCCCGAAACCCTGCGGCCCGCCCCCGGCGCAACCGCGCAGGCGACGCTTTATGGCAACGCCGCCACGACGGTTAACGCCAAGCTCAGGTGGCTGTCGGATTCCGCCGATCGGGTCACGCGCACCTTCGAGGCACGCTATGTGTTGGAGGGCGCGCTGGCCAATGCCCCGCTGGGTTCGACGGTGACGCTGCGGATCAGTCCGGGCACCCGGTTGGGGCAGGCGCTGCAAGTGCCGATCGCCGCGCTGCACGACTCGGGCAAAGGCGCGGGCGTCTGGGTGATCGCCGGTGAACCGGCAAAAGTTTCCTGGCGTCCGGTCCAGCTACTGGGCCTGAGCGACGACACTGCGCAAGTCTCGGGCGAGCTGAACGTCGGCGAGCGGATCGTCGCGCTTGGCGCCCATCTGCTACGCGATGGCGAAGAGGTGAGGCTGGCTCAACCGGGCGATGTGCAGGTTGCGGAGAATCGTCCATGA
- a CDS encoding response regulator — MARKQVLRALPQDWPVSVTEAVNGRQAMDAIRQGLGHVVLLDLTMPEMDGYQVLSALRAEGLKAQVIVISGDVQDEAVRRVHELGALAFLKKPFDENQLRQTLTGLGLLTQPGRAPQQNRPVPNAAISFQDAFRETVNVAIGQAAALIAKVLGVFVQLPVPNVNILEVGELHMALNDVGSSQQLTAICQGFIGSGIAGEALLIFHDSEIADIGQLMQRESADYSDLEMLVDLSSILIGACLSSIAEQIDVIFSQGHPQILGQHAAIEELIRANRVHWKKTLAVEISYGLEGQDIRFDLLLLFTEDSIERLTHKLAYLMN, encoded by the coding sequence ATGGCGCGCAAGCAGGTGTTGCGTGCGCTGCCGCAAGATTGGCCGGTTTCAGTCACCGAGGCGGTCAACGGTCGCCAGGCGATGGATGCCATACGCCAGGGCCTTGGCCACGTGGTGCTGCTTGACCTGACCATGCCGGAGATGGATGGTTATCAGGTGCTGAGTGCCTTGCGCGCCGAGGGCTTGAAAGCGCAGGTCATCGTGATTTCCGGCGACGTCCAGGACGAAGCGGTACGCCGAGTGCATGAACTGGGCGCGCTGGCGTTCCTGAAAAAACCTTTCGACGAAAACCAGTTGCGCCAGACACTCACCGGGCTGGGTCTACTGACCCAACCCGGCCGGGCTCCGCAGCAAAATCGACCGGTACCGAACGCGGCCATCAGTTTCCAGGATGCGTTCCGCGAGACGGTCAACGTTGCCATCGGCCAGGCCGCGGCGCTGATTGCCAAGGTCCTGGGCGTCTTCGTGCAATTGCCGGTGCCGAACGTGAACATCCTCGAAGTCGGGGAACTGCACATGGCGCTGAACGACGTCGGCAGCTCCCAGCAACTCACGGCCATCTGCCAGGGCTTTATCGGCAGCGGCATCGCCGGCGAAGCACTGCTGATATTCCATGACTCGGAGATCGCCGACATCGGGCAACTGATGCAGCGCGAGAGCGCCGACTATTCGGACCTGGAGATGCTGGTGGACCTTTCCAGCATCCTCATCGGTGCTTGCCTGAGCAGCATCGCCGAACAGATCGACGTGATTTTCTCCCAGGGGCATCCGCAGATCCTGGGTCAGCATGCGGCAATCGAGGAATTGATCCGCGCCAACCGCGTCCACTGGAAAAAGACCCTGGCGGTGGAAATCAGCTATGGCCTGGAAGGCCAGGATATCCGCTTCGACCTGTTGCTGCTGTTCACGGAAGACTCTATCGAGCGGCTGACCCACAAACTCGCCTACCTGATGAACTGA